The Benincasa hispida cultivar B227 chromosome 9, ASM972705v1, whole genome shotgun sequence genome has a segment encoding these proteins:
- the LOC120085039 gene encoding 40S ribosomal protein S19-3-like produces MATARTVKDVSPHEFVKAYAAHLKRSGKVELPPWADIVKTARFKELAPYDADWYYVRAASMARKIYLRGGLGVGAFKRIYGGSKRNGSRPPHFCESSGAIARHILQQLQEMNIVDVDPKGGRRITSSGRRDLDQVAGRIVVAP; encoded by the exons ATGGCCACTGCTAGGACCGTCAAGGACGTCTCTCCTCACGAGTTTGTAAAGGCTTATGCCGCTCATCTCAAGCGATCCGGAAAG GTTGAACTTCCGCCATGGGCGGATATTGTCAAAACTGCCAGATTCAAAGAACTTGCTCCTTATGATGCAGATTGGTATTACGTGAGAGCTG CATCCATGGCAAGGAAGATCTACTTGAGAGGAGGTCTTGGTGTTGGGGCATTCAAGCGGATTTATGGTGGAAGCAAGAGGAACGGAAGTCGTCCTCCACACTTCTGTGAAAGCAGTGGAGCCATTGCCCGTCACATTCTACAACAGTTGCAGGAGATGAACATTGTTGACGTTGACCCAAAGGG TGGAAGGAGAATTACTTCAAGTGGTCGACGAGATCTTGATCAAGTTGCTGGCCGGATTGTTGTTGCCCCTTGA